A stretch of Physeter macrocephalus isolate SW-GA chromosome 8, ASM283717v5, whole genome shotgun sequence DNA encodes these proteins:
- the CSF1R gene encoding macrophage colony-stimulating factor 1 receptor has translation MGWCVRGALTPLLAALGPVLVITEYCCYGDLLNFLRRKAEAMLGPSLSPGQDPKAGTGYKNIHLEKKYIHRDSGFSSQGVDTYVEMRPVSTSSSNDSFSEQDLDKENGRPLELRDLLHFSSQVAQGMAFLASKNCIHRDVAARNVLLTSGHVAKIGDFGLARDIMNDSNYIVKGNARLPVKWMAPESIFDCVYTVQSDVWSYGILLWEIFSLGLNPYPGILVNSKFYKLVKDGYQMAQPAFAPKNIYSIMQACWDLEPTRRPTFQQICSLLQEQVQVDRREQDYSNLPSSSSEPEEESSSEHLACCEQGDIAQPLLQPNNYQFC, from the exons ATGGGGTGGTGTGTTAGGGGTGCACTGACCCCACTCTTGGCTGCTCTAGGCCCTGTCCTGGTCATCACTGAGTACTGTTGCTATGGCGACCTGCTCAACTTTCTGCGAAGGAAGGCTGAGGCCATGCTGGGACCCAGCCTGAGTCCAGGCCAGGACCCCAAGGCAGGCACTGGCTACAAGAACATCCACTTGGAAAAGAAATACATCCACAG GGACAGCGGCTTCTCCAGCCAGGGTGTGGACACCTATGTGGAGATGAGGCCCGTCTCCACTTCTTCATCAAATGATTCATTCTCTGAGCAAG ACCTGGACAAGGAGAACGGGCGGCCGCTGGAGCTGCGTGACCTGCTCCACTTTTCCAGCCAGGTGGCCCAGGGCATGGCATTCCTCGCTTCCAAGAAC TGCATCCACCGGGACGTGGCAGCCAGAAACGTGCTGCTGACCAGTGGCCATGTGGCCAAGATTGGGGACTTCGGTCTGGCCAGGGACATCATGAATGACTCCAACTACATCGTCAAGGGCAAC GCCCGCCTGCCCGTGAAGTGGATGGCCCCAGAGAGCATCTTCGACTGCGTCTACACAGTTCAGAGCGACGTCTGGTCCTACGGCATCCTCCTCTGGGAGATCTTCTCACTCG GGCTGAACCCCTACCCTGGCATCCTGGTGAACAGCAAGTTCTATAAACTGGTGAAGGACGGATACCAAATGGCCCAGCCCGCGTTTGCCCCAAAGAACAT ATACAGCATTATGCAGGCCTGCTGGGACCTGGAGCCGACCCGCAGACCCACCTTCCAGCAAATCTGCTCCCTCCTTCAGGAGCAGGTTCAAGTGGATAGAAGAGAGCAG GACTACAGCAACCTGCCAAGCAGCAGCAGCGAGCCGGAGGAGGAGAGCTCCAGTGAGCACCTGGCCTGCTGTGAGCAGGGGGACATTGCCCAGCCCCTGCTGCAACCCAACAACTACCAGTTCTGCTGA